One Amaranthus tricolor cultivar Red isolate AtriRed21 chromosome 10, ASM2621246v1, whole genome shotgun sequence genomic window carries:
- the LOC130825623 gene encoding LOW QUALITY PROTEIN: F-box/LRR-repeat protein At3g26922-like (The sequence of the model RefSeq protein was modified relative to this genomic sequence to represent the inferred CDS: deleted 2 bases in 1 codon), producing the protein MAESNGSKRIKTEDDVDEDRISSLPDNLISNILSFLPINNAIATSILSRGWKPLWTQVTRFPYDVKSSTEFSTIIRHIFPKLALPNIHILRLSLPLTWEWNEDDMKICSSTLKFIMSQICSHNVQQIEVTRNHEDTPHFVLPSCVFETLSLVVLKLDSKIYCQFAENGIVNLPNLIKLSAYIPDDPEYLYNLLKNCPNLQDLSLEYHSDYYVAPVYTKKFYLAAPNLRTLAINVCSDWSYYNFIIDVPNLRHLSIRGRLVDYQIVKNPTQLYDACICVLGYVIGREEKEHLVNESWSWKLFQGLANTKSLQLKDCTMEILNYVGHAGIGEVLPIFNNLTHHKMSFSWFVAWKELTQCISCFPNLEVLVLSLKQYKGYSLQFKNLDDETCNASNFRYMELWKRYFKGYDEDIVALKHILEMGIALEQLVVCVSGNEKEDRPWKEYQSCERLFKFPRSSLNCEIVFNGYYITASSKGLKNGSIGCQLRCVNSSID; encoded by the exons atggcGGAAAGCAATGGCAGCAAGAGAATCAAAActgaagatgatgtagatgaagATCGTATAAGCTCTCTACCAGACAATTTAATCTCTAACATTCTCTCCTTTCTTCCAATCAACAATGCCATCGCAACCTCCATTTTATCCCGTGGCTGGAAACCTCTCTGGACACAAGTCACTCGTTTTCCCTACGATGTCAAATCTTCTACCGAATTCTCCACCATTATTCGACATATCTTTCCGAAACTCGCTCTACCAAACATTCACATTCTTCGCCTTTCTCTGCCTCTAACATGGGAATGGAATGAGGATGATATGAAAATCTGTTCATCTACTTTGAAATTCATTATGAGTCAAATTTGCTCACACAATGTCCAACAAATTGAGGTAACTCGTAATCATGAAGATACTCCTCATTTTGTTTTGCCCAGTTGTGTTTTTGAAACCTTATCTTTGGTAGTGCTTAAATTGGATTCAAAAATTTACTGCCAATTTGCTGAAAACGGAATTGTTAATCTTCCTAATTTGATCAAGCTTTCTGCATATATCCCCGATGACCCTGAATATTTATACAACCTGTTGAAGAATTGTCCAAATTTGCAAGATTTATCTCTGGAATATCACTCAGACTACTATGTCGCACCTGTgtatacaaaaaaattttatttagcaGCTCCAAATTTGAGAACTTTGGCTATAAATGTATGTTCTGACTGGTCTTACTACAATTTTATTATCGACGTTCCTAACCTAAGGCACCTAAGTATACGAGGCCGTTTAGTGGATTACCAGATTGTTAAAAACCCAACTCAATTGTATGATGCTTGTATTTGTGTATTGGGGTATGTAATAGGCAGAGAAGAGAAAGAACATTTAGTTAATGAGTCATGGTCATGGAAGCTTTTTCAAGGTTTGGCTAATACCAAGTCCCTTCAACTCAAAGATTGCACAATGGAAATTCTTAATTATGTAGGCCATGCTGGAATCGGAGAAGTACTACCAATCTTCAATAATTTGACCCATCATAAGATGTCCTTTTCCTGGTTTGTAGCTTGGAAGGAATTGACTCAATGTATTAGTTGCTTTCCTAATTTAGAGGTTTTGGTCTTGTCTCTAAAGCAATATAAAGGTTATTCTCTCCAATTTAAGAATTTGGATGATGAAACTTGTAATGCTAGTAATTTTAGATACATGGAACTATGGAAG AGATACTTTAAGGGGTATGATGAGGACATTGTTGCTCTAAAACATATTTTGGAGATGGGAATTGCTCTAGAGCAGCTTGTTGTTTGTGTTTCCGGGAATG AAAAAGAAGACAGACCATGGAAGGAATATCAAAGCTGTGAGAGATTATTCAAGTTTCCAAGGAGTTCTTTGAATTGTGAGATAGTATTCAATGGTTATTATATCACTGCATCAAGTAAGGGACTAAAAAATGGATCTATTGGTTGTCAGCTTCGTTGCGTAAACTCTTCCATTGATTGA
- the LOC130824777 gene encoding leucine-rich repeat receptor protein kinase EMS1-like — MAILVIYRQTLVHSVTLSSEIDVLRALKEGIDPNSIPSNSFISTWDFSVDPCESTGSHFLGILCTIPEDNSSSRITTLELDGAGYDGFLTSNIGNLTELTLLNLSKNKFRGPIPDSMTKFSKLTTLIISDNFFTGSLPEGLKRLKRIQQLDVSRNKLTGLIPNWITNFRTLESLKISSNGFSGRIPNLAGLWQLHTFDGSNNQLFGILPQLPTSLRTLSLSHNVLSGSIHSVSDLLNLRTLDLSDNRFSGRIRGIVNLPQIITLNLSVNWFTELQVPRFLVEPTHLQVLDVEQNRLTGHLPGNLATMDKLTAIYLSHNQLSGPIPRVFGARIGAPWRHIFFDHNFLVGGLPAEFSAQNVKVTGSLAHNCLKCPRNVSMCDGGQRPAPECAGQSVSQIIY; from the coding sequence ATGGCCATTCTTGTCATTTATCGACAAACATTGGTTCATTCGGTTACACTAAGCTCAGAAATCGATGTCCTTCGTGCCTTAAAAGAAGGAATCGATCCAAACTCGATACCCTCCAATTCATTCATAAGCACATGGGATTTTTCGGTTGATCCATGTGAAAGCACAGGATCCCATTTTCTGGGAATCTTATGCACCATCCCCGAGGATAACTCAAGCAGCCGAATCACTACCCTTGAGCTAGACGGGGCAGGGTACGATGGATTTCTAACTAGTAACATCGGTAACTTAACAGAACTCACCCTCCTAAACTTAAGCAAAAACAAGTTCCGAGGCCCAATCCCTGACAGCATGACTAAGTTTAGCAAATTAACTACACTTATTATCTCTGACAATTTCTTCACCGGCAGCTTACCCGAAGGACTAAAGAGACTAAAAAGAATCCAACAACTCGATGTCTCACGTAACAAACTAACAGGCCTAATACCCAATTGGATCACAAATTTTCGAACCCTTGAATCATTAAAAATTTCGAGCAATGGATTTTCAGGTCGAATCCCTAATCTAGCCGGCTTATGGCAACTTCACACATTCGATGGTAGTAACAACCAACTATTCGGAATCCTTCCACAACTTCCTACAAGTTTAAGAACATTGTCACTAAGCCACAATGTGCTATCAGGAAGTATACATTCAGTATCCGACCTTCTAAATCTCCGCACATTAGATTTAAGTGATAATAGGTTTAGCGGCAGAATTAGAGGAATTGTGAACCTCCCTCAGATCATCACACTTAACTTATCAGTAAATTGGTTTACCGAACTACAGGTTCCTCGTTTCTTGGTCGAGCCTACACATCTCCAAGTGTTGGATGTCGAGCAAAATCGACTGACCGGGCACTTGCCGGGAAATTTGGCTACAATGGACAAACTTACGGCAATTTACTTGAGTCATAACCAGTTATCTGGGCCTATACCTAGAGTTTTTGGGGCTAGGATTGGTGCCCCTTGGAGGCATATTTTCTTTGATCATAATTTTCTTGTGGGGGGTTTGCCAGCAGAGTTTAGTGCCCAAAATGTTAAGGTTACGGGCAGTTTGGCACATAATTGTCTTAAGTGTCCTAGGAACGTTAGTATGTGTGATGGTGGTCAAAGGCCTGCTCCGGAGTGTGCTGGTCAAAGTGTAAGTCAAATAATTTACTAa